Proteins co-encoded in one Garra rufa chromosome 7, GarRuf1.0, whole genome shotgun sequence genomic window:
- the LOC141339295 gene encoding coagulation factor XIII B chain-like isoform X1 — MRPKSSSLVSTQLAVFGGGLLPMTPRTPSPPSNIEDGYDPKHMVKATKEWHYMLHFYWLHRLLCFIQSTTLIILLSLTCHTGIPCTAPAILNGQVVEQMPQYQKGAILEYKCNPGFKKREGIPRCATFGWTPKPDCDEITCSLQSTTFGIKKMNPEGKTIFRVGEKVEIICSEKHWLIFTKETRESFTCRDNGDWDHKPVCAEIACEVPRDQHVYSPYHFRGNMKLGTKHYYYCELGYDKMETEATCTKEGWTPNPLCAKTCAAPNIQNAKIVRGSKSKYPISSRIEYQCLPGFEPEEPVEITCDSQAQWTGIQQCTEKMCVAPNIPNAEIMGGHRPSYRINSRILYICHPGFNPEQAVQITCNSQAQWTGIQQCTELTCQFESTIAGVKGVNPEGKTIFKIGESVEIICSEKHFLFTKDTSKSFTCQSTGKWDSKPVCEITCEVPHDQHVSGPEYYFSGNMKLGAKKSYSCKSGYREMGAEATCTRDRWTPNPLCDEIMCDSPIIPNAEIAGDQKLKYKINSRIQYKCRPGFEPEEPVQITCDSQGQWTGIQKCNDGTCQEQELKNIQIVFGHPSIDSPYKPGHSLIFQCTDDKMRFYGHRVIECLPDGRWNYPYPQCGGTVQCSKPIKNLQFVTLSDAKTEYSNSETLTYTCNEPYNEIPGGVLMCQNGIWNATFDCKSKICPPPPYLENGDFSSIVSTKDKVTTEVSYTCQPYYVLTKQQDVYKCVDGKWDTPPKCLRPCEIDDIVEKYNLELPTGKIFIKHAEKYRLNCKDGWNTGSEMKAYVDVSCSNGNLQIDKSCDAQNKLK; from the exons atgagaccaaaatcaagctctttggtatcaactcaactcgccgtgtttggaggaggactgctgcctatgaccccaagaacaccgtccccaccatcaaacatagaggatgggtatgacccaaaacacatggtcaaggcaacaaaggagtggcatTACATGTTGCATTTTTATTGGCTACACAGATTGCTGTGCTTTATTCAAAGTACcactttaattattcttctttcTCTCACCTGTCATACAGGTATACCATGCACAGCACCTGCCATACTAAATGGACAGGTTGTTGAGCAAATGCCACAATACCAGAAAGGTGCCATATTAGAATACAAATGCAATCCAGGGTTCAAGAAAAGAGAAGGAATCCCCAGATGCGCTACATTTGGCTGGACTCCGAAACCAGACTGTGATG AAATAACTTGTAGTCTTCAGTCAACCACATTTGGAATAAAAAAGATGAACCCAGAGGGAAAGACTATTTTTAGGGTTGGAGAAAAGGTGGAGATCATCTGTTCTGAAAAACACTGGCTCATTTTTACAAAAGAAACCAGGGAATCATTTACATGCCGAGATAATGGAGACTGGGATCATAAGCCTGTTTGTGCAG AGATAGCATGTGAAGTTCCACGTGACCAGCATGTGTATAGTCCATATCACTTCAGGGGAAATATGAAATTGGGAACAAAACATTATTACTATTGCGAGCTTGGGTATGACAAAATGGAAACAGAGGCCACATGTACAAAAGAAGGATGGACACCAAATCCACTGTGTGCTA aaacgTGTGCAGCACCCAACATCCAAAATGCAAAGATTGTGAGAGGCTCGAAATCAAAATATCCAATTTCTTCAAGAATAGAATATCAGTGTCTTCCTGGATTTGAACCAGAGGAGCCTGTAGAAATCACCTGTGATTCCCAGGCTCAATGGACAGGCATACAGCAATGCACTG AAAAAATGTGTGTAGCACCCAACATCCCAAATGCAGAGATTATGGGAGGTCATAGACCAAGCTACAGAATCAATTCAAGAATTTTATATATATGTCATCCTGGATTTAACCCAGAGCAGGCTGTACAAATCACCTGTAATTCCCAGGCTCAATGGACAGGCATACAGCAATGCACTG AATTAACTTGTCAGTTTGAGTCAACCATAGCAGGAGTAAAAGGAGTCAACCCAGAGGGAAAAACTATTTTCAAAATTGGAGAAAGTGTGGAGATCATCTGctctgaaaaacattttttatttacaaaagaTACCAGCAAATCATTTACATGCCAAAGTACTGGAAAGTGGGACAGCAAACCTGTTTGTG AGATTACATGTGAGGTTCCACATGACCAGCATGTGAGTGGCCCGGAATATTACTTCAGTGGAAATATGAAATTGGGAGCAAAGAAATCCTACAGTTGTAAGTCTGGATATCGTGAAATGGGAGCAGAGGCCACATGTACACGAGACAGATGGACACCAAACCCACTGTGTGATG aaattatgtGTGACTCACCAATAATCCCAAATGCAGAGATTGCGGGAGATCAGAAACTAAAGTACAAAATCAATTCAAGAATACAATATAAATGTCGTCCTGGATTTGAACCAGAGGAGCCTGTACAAATCACCTGTGATTCCCAGGGCCAATGGACTGGCATACAGAAATGCAATG atGGTACTTGTCAGGAGCAAGAactcaaaaatatacaaattgtaTTTGGACATCCAAGCATCGATTCACCTTATAAACCTGGACATAGCCTAATTTTCCAATGCACTGATGACAAGATGAGGTTTTATGGTCATCGTGTAATCGAATGCCTGCCAGATGGGAGGTGGAATTACCCATATCCACAATGTGGAG GAACAGTTCAGTGTTCCAAACCGATAAAGAACTTGCAGTTTGTGACACTGTCAGATGCGAAAACTGAATACAGCAACTCTGAGACACTGACATACACATGCAATGAACCATACAATGAAATTCCAGGAGGAGTTTTGATGTGTCAAAATGGAATCTGGAACGCAACGTTTGACTGCAAAA GTAAGATCTGTCCACCTCCTCCATATCTTGAAAATGGAGACTTCAGCTCCATCGTCAGTACAAAAGATAAAGTAACCACAGAAGTATCTTACACTTGCCAGCCTTACTATGTGCTTACCAAGCAACAGGATGTTTATAAGTGTGTGGATGGGAAATGGGACACTCCTCCGAAATGTCTGA GACCTTGCGAAATTGATGACATTGTCGAGAAGTACAATCTAGAGCTTCCTACAGGAAAGATCTTTATAAAGCATGCAGAAAAGTACAGACTTAACTGTAAAGATGGATGGAATACTGGAAGTGAGATGAAGGCGTATGTGGACGTGTCGTGCTCTAACGGGAATCTACAGATTGACAAAAGTT gtgatgcacaaaataaattaaaataa